A stretch of Halodesulfovibrio sp. MK-HDV DNA encodes these proteins:
- a CDS encoding hybrid sensor histidine kinase/response regulator: MNIASRSSVLLVDDEKGITVVLGAYITDLGYVVDTALSGEEAIEKLQKKSYEVVVSDVRMPGMDGVALLKEIKKQWPETAVIITTGHADVSIAVDCLRLGATDFITKPVNVEVLEFALRRSVERVVMRRQLVDHTMHLESLVEQRTRELVRAERFAVMGETVAGLAHAIKNIAGGLEGALFVLEKGLELDRKDYLEQGWGMVKRDVTRVRDLTMNLLQLSRPLSLRPKTIDPGAPMCEIAELLTARMHEAGGKIIHACMPQTSALLDEQAVHTCLMNLATNAVEAVEEAIQSGRREFGDGKVMLHTECDALHVRYLVEDNGRGLSSELFEQLEEGLVTTKDRGSGFGLMATRKAVREMGGELILEHGIEGGVRAVILLPYVAGE, encoded by the coding sequence ATGAACATCGCATCTAGATCATCAGTACTGTTGGTAGACGACGAAAAGGGCATCACAGTTGTCCTTGGCGCGTATATTACAGACTTAGGGTACGTGGTCGACACAGCTCTTAGCGGCGAAGAGGCCATTGAGAAGCTTCAGAAGAAGTCTTACGAAGTGGTCGTTTCGGACGTGCGTATGCCCGGTATGGACGGTGTTGCGTTACTGAAAGAAATTAAAAAACAGTGGCCGGAGACTGCGGTGATTATCACCACAGGCCATGCAGATGTTTCCATTGCCGTAGACTGTTTGCGCCTTGGCGCGACTGATTTCATCACTAAGCCGGTGAATGTAGAAGTTTTGGAGTTTGCGTTGCGGCGGTCTGTGGAGCGCGTTGTTATGCGCAGACAGCTTGTTGACCACACCATGCATTTAGAGTCTCTAGTTGAACAAAGAACTCGCGAGCTGGTGCGTGCTGAACGTTTTGCCGTAATGGGCGAAACTGTTGCGGGGCTGGCTCATGCGATTAAGAATATTGCAGGCGGGCTTGAGGGCGCGTTGTTTGTGTTGGAGAAGGGGCTTGAGCTTGATCGTAAGGACTACTTAGAACAGGGCTGGGGCATGGTTAAGCGTGACGTTACACGGGTTCGGGATTTGACAATGAACTTGTTACAACTCTCGCGTCCATTGTCGTTGCGTCCTAAGACTATCGACCCCGGCGCACCGATGTGTGAGATTGCAGAATTGCTCACAGCAAGGATGCACGAAGCAGGTGGTAAGATTATCCATGCCTGTATGCCTCAGACTTCCGCTCTACTGGACGAACAGGCTGTGCATACATGTTTGATGAACCTTGCGACAAACGCGGTTGAGGCGGTCGAAGAAGCGATTCAATCGGGTCGTCGAGAATTTGGTGACGGAAAGGTCATGCTTCATACTGAATGCGACGCCCTGCATGTTCGTTACCTTGTAGAAGATAACGGGCGTGGTCTTTCATCAGAACTATTTGAGCAGCTTGAAGAAGGACTTGTCACCACTAAAGATCGAGGTTCAGGCTTTGGTCTTATGGCAACCCGTAAAGCAGTACGCGAAATGGGCGGTGAACTTATTCTGGAACACGGCATTGAGGGCGGCGTACGCGCTGTTATCCTTTTACCGTATGTAGCTGGAGAATAG
- a CDS encoding DNA/RNA helicase domain-containing protein: MSEPEFLISVLDRHQDWATIVCLIGGGQEINTGEAGLPEWFSAISTKYSHWDVYASGSLSEKEYTNGEDIYGSLGSNQLTVKEELHLAVSLRSFRSELLSEFIGSVLNLDKPKATELFSTVQKTYPIVLTKNLQQAKEWLRTQARGGEQYGITAYSGALRLKPEGIHIKSKIDPKNWFLNESSDVRSSMFLEDVATEFDIQGLELDWTCVVWDPSLRIAHEEWEFKTFRGTKWQNINDAVRRRYLLNAYRVLLTRARQGMVICIPHGDQQDQTRLPEFYTPIYELFSACGVPSIDVE; the protein is encoded by the coding sequence ATGTCTGAACCTGAATTTCTTATTAGTGTCTTGGATCGCCATCAAGATTGGGCGACAATCGTTTGCCTAATTGGCGGCGGGCAGGAAATTAACACTGGTGAAGCCGGACTGCCGGAATGGTTCTCGGCTATTAGTACAAAGTATTCCCATTGGGATGTTTACGCATCCGGCTCACTTTCCGAAAAAGAATACACAAACGGTGAAGATATCTACGGCTCACTGGGCTCCAACCAGCTTACAGTAAAAGAGGAACTGCACCTTGCTGTCTCCCTTCGTTCATTCCGGTCAGAACTGTTATCAGAATTCATCGGCAGTGTGCTAAACCTCGACAAACCAAAAGCCACAGAATTATTCTCAACCGTCCAAAAAACATACCCGATAGTTTTAACGAAAAATTTACAGCAAGCAAAAGAATGGCTGCGAACTCAAGCAAGAGGTGGCGAGCAATATGGCATAACGGCATATTCTGGCGCACTTCGCTTAAAACCTGAGGGCATACATATTAAATCGAAAATTGACCCTAAAAACTGGTTTTTGAACGAATCGAGCGATGTGCGATCTTCCATGTTTCTTGAAGATGTAGCCACAGAATTTGATATTCAGGGATTAGAGCTGGACTGGACGTGCGTTGTGTGGGACCCCAGCCTGCGAATCGCTCACGAGGAATGGGAGTTTAAAACGTTCCGGGGCACCAAATGGCAGAATATTAATGACGCTGTTCGCCGCAGGTACCTTCTCAATGCCTACCGTGTACTACTCACAAGAGCACGGCAAGGAATGGTCATATGCATTCCTCACGGTGACCAACAAGATCAAACACGCCTGCCTGAATTCTATACGCCAATATATGAATTATTTTCTGCCTGCGGCGTTCCGTCCATAGATGTAGAGTAA
- a CDS encoding DNA/RNA helicase domain-containing protein, protein MQRAYYSATQSEFLAADPNSILGSLTRSHPFSLEDLQRNAWISQIEILQSQLLTLPDSFVAFEYAIPRMGKRVDVVIIHSGVVFVLEFKAGEKKHTQHALVQALDYALDLKNFHEKSHNVPIVPMVIATESASVEMALGNYADNVCFPVKANKSNIAACILTISDKHHTRCTTPNDSRTHLERIGHGEPLKQVEQIDPVAWCNSIYKPTPTIIEAAQALYKGHSVKEISRSDSGAINLEKTSAAVSEIIEYSKKHSRKSICFITGVPGAGKTLAGLTLANERHNTDEGEHAVFLSGNGSLVEVLQEALARNEVDESKAIKSGITKKQALSKVKSFIQNIHHFRDDNLQSDIAPIEKVTIFDEAQRAWTAEQASSFMARKRALQTLQCLNLNFLLVSWIAIKIGRQSFA, encoded by the coding sequence ATGCAACGCGCTTACTACTCTGCTACACAAAGCGAATTCTTAGCTGCTGATCCAAATTCTATTTTAGGTTCACTCACAAGGAGCCATCCGTTTTCACTTGAAGACTTACAAAGAAACGCATGGATCTCGCAGATTGAAATTTTACAAAGCCAATTGCTTACTCTACCAGACAGTTTTGTCGCTTTTGAGTACGCAATTCCACGCATGGGAAAACGCGTAGATGTTGTCATAATACATTCTGGAGTTGTTTTCGTATTAGAATTTAAAGCTGGCGAAAAAAAGCATACACAGCATGCGTTAGTTCAAGCGTTGGATTATGCACTAGATCTAAAAAATTTCCATGAGAAAAGTCATAATGTACCAATTGTTCCTATGGTTATCGCAACTGAAAGCGCATCAGTTGAAATGGCACTCGGTAACTATGCTGATAACGTGTGCTTTCCAGTAAAAGCCAACAAGTCGAATATTGCTGCTTGCATCTTAACCATTAGCGACAAACACCACACACGATGTACTACCCCAAACGATTCTCGTACTCATCTTGAACGTATTGGTCATGGTGAGCCACTTAAACAAGTTGAACAAATTGATCCGGTCGCATGGTGTAACTCTATCTACAAACCCACACCGACCATTATCGAAGCAGCGCAAGCTCTGTACAAAGGGCATAGCGTTAAGGAGATATCTCGATCAGACTCAGGCGCTATTAACCTTGAAAAAACGTCAGCCGCAGTTTCTGAAATAATCGAGTACTCAAAAAAGCATTCTCGTAAATCAATTTGCTTTATAACCGGTGTGCCCGGTGCAGGAAAAACACTGGCCGGATTAACACTGGCAAACGAGCGCCACAATACTGATGAGGGTGAACATGCCGTCTTTCTGTCAGGCAACGGTTCGCTGGTTGAAGTCTTACAAGAAGCCTTAGCCAGAAATGAAGTTGACGAAAGCAAAGCCATAAAATCTGGAATCACGAAAAAACAGGCTCTCTCCAAGGTGAAATCTTTCATACAAAACATTCACCATTTTAGAGACGACAACCTGCAAAGCGACATAGCCCCCATAGAGAAAGTTACCATTTTTGACGAAGCGCAACGTGCATGGACAGCTGAACAAGCGTCTTCTTTTATGGCGAGGAAAAGGGCATTGCAAACTTTACAATGTCTGAACCTGAATTTCTTATTAGTGTCTTGGATCGCCATCAAGATTGGGCGACAATCGTTTGCCTAA
- a CDS encoding flavodoxin family protein produces MKKVLVVHGSPRKQGNSHAVVDALCEGFNENVDITTYELSRLDTKGCLACFACKGKAERCVVNDGLSEVLDAVHEIDVLVLAAPVYFGDVCSQMKTFIDRLYHLFLPNFHDATPNDDSTGNIRVSRLREGVKLVFITTQGSVDPALFGDINPRYERFFRWLGFDEVYNIRGVGEPARHAGHQMDKAFAQARALASDAVA; encoded by the coding sequence ATGAAAAAAGTTTTAGTTGTTCACGGTAGTCCACGGAAGCAGGGAAACAGTCATGCGGTTGTTGATGCTCTTTGTGAGGGTTTCAATGAGAATGTAGATATTACAACCTATGAATTATCGCGTCTTGATACAAAAGGGTGTCTTGCCTGCTTTGCGTGTAAAGGAAAGGCGGAGCGCTGCGTTGTAAATGATGGGCTCAGTGAGGTTTTGGACGCAGTGCACGAGATTGACGTACTGGTGCTCGCTGCTCCTGTGTATTTTGGGGATGTTTGCTCTCAGATGAAAACATTTATTGACCGCCTGTATCATTTGTTTTTGCCAAATTTTCATGACGCTACGCCTAATGATGACAGTACTGGCAATATTCGCGTGAGCCGTCTGCGTGAGGGGGTTAAGCTCGTTTTCATAACAACACAGGGAAGTGTTGATCCCGCATTGTTTGGCGATATTAATCCACGATACGAACGGTTCTTCAGATGGCTTGGCTTTGATGAAGTGTACAATATTAGAGGAGTGGGTGAGCCAGCTCGCCATGCTGGGCATCAAATGGATAAAGCCTTTGCGCAAGCTAGAGCGTTGGCTTCCGATGCTGTTGCTTAG